In the Phaseolus vulgaris cultivar G19833 chromosome 7, P. vulgaris v2.0, whole genome shotgun sequence genome, one interval contains:
- the LOC137830283 gene encoding dehydration-responsive element-binding protein 1B-like gives MQKRKAGRKKFQETRHPVYRGVRQRKGKWVCEFRQPNKKNARLWLGTFSRPDMAAVAFDVAALAFKGDRASLNFPEAISFLPRLNSGTSSVRTIQFAATQTAEKLLSCTEFQKLRDDVSSRGGSGNFFWNEDCLKLASDESSRRFFWDEEEVFNMPELLNSMAEALIIAPPALQKGFNWVDGETTVDLTLW, from the coding sequence ATGCAGAAACGAAAAGCTGGGAGGAAGAAGTTCCAAGAAACACGTCACCCCGTCTACAGAGGCGTAAGGCAGAGGAAGGGGAAGTGGGTGTGTGAGTTCCGACAACCTAATAAGAAGAACGCACGCCTGTGGCTTGGGACCTTCTCTCGCCCCGACATGGCTGCTGTTGCGTTTGACGTTGCCGCATTGGCTTTCAAGGGTGACAGGGCTTCCTTGAACTTCCCGGAAGCCATTTCCTTCTTGCCGCGTCTCAACTCAGGTACGTCCTCTGTGAGGACTATTCAGTTTGCCGCCACGCAGACCGCAGAGAAGCTTCTTTCTTGCACTGAGTTCCAAAAGCTGAGGGACGATGTTTCTTCTCGTGGAGGTTCTGGAAACTTCTTTTGGAATGAAGATTGTTTGAAGTTGGCATCGGATGAAAGTTCTAGAAGGTTCTTTTGGGATGAGGAGGAGGTGTTTAACATGCCGGAGTTGTTGAACAGCATGGCGGAAGCACTGATCATTGCACCTCCGGCTTTGCAGAAGGGATTCAATTGGGTTGATGGGGAAACCACAGTAGATTTGACTCTATGGTAA